A DNA window from Ovis aries strain OAR_USU_Benz2616 breed Rambouillet chromosome 7, ARS-UI_Ramb_v3.0, whole genome shotgun sequence contains the following coding sequences:
- the LOC105613768 gene encoding epididymal secretory protein E3-beta-like, translated as MAPTLKVLGSLLALLFPLCGLLVHSQNLSWREFMKQHHLSTNWEFSKYKCNDLMRERGIPKDKNYHIFIYILWHKIERICLRNWRDSYRNVYIWAPYPFEVLKCIRKNSKGNYKDYKSYSYIEFHCGMNGFVDGIEDMRLLKDISN; from the coding sequence atggcacccactctaaAGGTCCTAGGCTCTCTGTTGGCTCTGCTGTTTCCTCTATGTGGGCTCCTTGTACACAGCCAAAACCTTTCCTGGAGGGAATTTATGAAACAGCACCACCTGAGCACAAATTGGGAATTCAGCAAGTACAAATGCAATGATCTGATGAGGGAAAGAGGCATTCCAAAAGACAAGAACTATCACATCTTCATCTATATCTTATGGCACAAAATTGAGCGTATATGCCTGAGGAACTGGAGAGACAGCtacagaaatgtatatatatgggccCCATATCCCTTCGAGGTACTCAAGTGCATCCGGAAGAACAGCAAAGGCAATTACAAAGATTACAAGAGCTACAGCTACATTGAATTCCATTGCGGCATGAATGGGTTTGTTGACGGCATAGAGGACATGCGGTTATTAAAGGATATCAGCAACTAG